CAACTGCGCGAGAGTGGCGACCCTCGGCGTTCCGGAACAAGGAGGTACGATCATGTCGGCACCTGTGTTGCGATGCGGCTGGATCACCTGGGGGACGACGCCAGGCTGCCGCCTCGCATCGCTCCGTAGGCGGAAGCCTGCTCCCTCTGGAAAAGTCGAAGCCTCGCGGGGGTCCCGAGATCGCTCCAGCCGCAATGCGAAATCGGCAGTACGGACAGTTGGTCACAGGAGTGAGTCAGGACGTCGCGACTGAGGTCGTGGCTCGGGAGCGCACTGTAGAGTTGCGTGAGCTCACGGTCGGGGAACATGGCGTTGTCTCGCCAGGTGAGAAGCTCCCCCAGCACTCCAGGAAGGTGCCGAGTGTACAAATGCAAGAGTGATCTTCCGGCGGCGACCAGAATGAGAGTGTTGAGCAGAGCGCCCTGACCCAGCAGAGTGCGGGCGGTCGCTTTGTCGGGCTTTTCGATGAAAGTGACCACCCCTCGGACGCTGTCGAGGGTGCCACGCGGCACGATCCACCCGTACTCGGTGTCCGGCTCCTGAGGGAGGGCGCCAAGGAGCACGACGCCGGTGGCATCGAGATTCACGGACTCGAGGGCTTCGAGGATCGCTCGTCGGAGTGTCTCCTCGTCGTCGACGTGGTGGTCCGAGGGAAGGACGAGGATCCTCGCCTCTGGATCACGCTGCAGCACTTTCAGAAAGGGCAGCAGAAGACCGATTGCCGTTCCTCGATTGAGCGGTTGGACCACGATGTTTTCCGGCGGCAGCCCTGCGAGGTCCTCGCGCCACCAGCGACGGTGTTCTTCGGCAACCACAGCTACGACGCGGTCGTTCGGAACGAGTCGTGTCGCACGACTGAGGGTCGAGTGGAGAATCGTCTGATCCCCGTCCACGACGGAGAACTGCTTGGGGACGCAGACGCCGTCCGCGTTCTTCGTGAGACCTCGTACGCGCGTACCTTCCCCTGCGGCCAGGATGATCGTGTAGAGATGCTTGGTCATCGGACGCTCCTCCCGTTCTTCTGCATTTCGCGTCGCTCTCCCGTTTCTGATCGCCGTGTTCGAAGATCGGTCGCTTTGGTCTTCAGGATCGTCATCACCTCGTCCATGGATTCGGCGAACTTGGCGACGCCCCGGGCTTCGAGGGTGCGGCCGACGTCGGCGAGGTC
This region of Vicinamibacteria bacterium genomic DNA includes:
- a CDS encoding sugar phosphate nucleotidyltransferase, with amino-acid sequence MTKHLYTIILAAGEGTRVRGLTKNADGVCVPKQFSVVDGDQTILHSTLSRATRLVPNDRVVAVVAEEHRRWWREDLAGLPPENIVVQPLNRGTAIGLLLPFLKVLQRDPEARILVLPSDHHVDDEETLRRAILEALESVNLDATGVVLLGALPQEPDTEYGWIVPRGTLDSVRGVVTFIEKPDKATARTLLGQGALLNTLILVAAGRSLLHLYTRHLPGVLGELLTWRDNAMFPDRELTQLYSALPSHDLSRDVLTHSCDQLSVLPISHCGWSDLGTPARLRLFQREQASAYGAMRGGSLASSPR